A section of the Ruania halotolerans genome encodes:
- a CDS encoding glycosyltransferase has translation MAPASTPLPGEPGRGVLGRTTTWIHWALTLTVLCALASAPGLVLLALLDGGRSPWALALGLLPAGPAFSATLFAWRARGRGDAEDGGAPAPWRSFRRGYAGGIADVLRIWVPMLMVLAVLATSAANIDDAGVPGAYVGVLAVIGLGVLLSGAQAIVIATCFSFRTRDAVRLAVHHVFRMPFVTVGVLALVICAVGVLWQAGDGPLVLLGAMFALALWRIDMPLIARIERDFTLPTPNNTPPTTP, from the coding sequence ATGGCACCAGCGAGCACACCTCTGCCCGGGGAACCGGGCAGAGGTGTGCTCGGCCGCACCACCACATGGATCCACTGGGCGCTCACCCTCACCGTGCTGTGTGCCCTGGCCAGCGCACCCGGTCTGGTGCTCCTGGCGCTCCTCGACGGCGGCCGGTCGCCCTGGGCGTTGGCCCTTGGCCTGCTGCCGGCCGGCCCGGCGTTCTCAGCGACCTTGTTCGCCTGGCGGGCACGCGGCCGGGGCGATGCCGAGGACGGTGGGGCGCCTGCGCCATGGCGCTCGTTCCGCCGCGGCTACGCGGGCGGGATCGCGGACGTGCTGCGGATCTGGGTGCCGATGCTCATGGTGCTGGCCGTGCTTGCCACCTCGGCCGCGAACATCGACGACGCCGGAGTACCCGGCGCCTATGTGGGCGTGCTCGCCGTGATCGGGCTTGGCGTTCTGCTCAGCGGTGCGCAGGCGATCGTGATCGCCACCTGCTTCTCCTTCCGCACCCGCGACGCCGTCCGGCTGGCCGTGCACCACGTCTTCCGGATGCCCTTCGTGACGGTAGGCGTGCTGGCCCTGGTGATCTGCGCCGTCGGGGTGCTTTGGCAGGCCGGCGACGGTCCGCTGGTGCTCCTCGGGGCCATGTTCGCCCTCGCCCTGTGGCGCATCGACATGCCGCTGATCGCACGCATCGAGCGCGACTTCACCCTCCCCACCCCGAATAACACACCCCCCACCACCCCCTAG
- a CDS encoding beta-galactosidase has protein sequence MRAPRTSKILYGGDYNPEQWSAEIWDVDYAAFELARIDTLTLGVFTWSLLQPDEETYDFTALDAAVQRAVTEGKQIVLATATGGMPPWLGKTYPEVNRTDFEGRRHVYGQRHNHCPSSPVFRRLSAALADRIAQRYTGTPGLVAWHVGNEYGGPDGSCYCQNCAAGYREWLAQRYGSLEALNEAWNTTFWSHRYSAWDQIEVPNALSEHWRGPNHTAFQGNTLDFRRFMSEALLRNFRDEKERIRAHDADTPVTTNFMGAFRPIDYHRWSEHLDFATWDNYPPGRDKHVRMAFTHDLMRGLKGGEPFWVMEQTPTITASRDVNPVKRPGVLGLWSWQGIAHGADAMLYFQMRASRGACEKYHGAVLDHAGRTDSRPFREVAALGEQLEQLGDAVVGARTPAKVALIVDWDNWWTTEITDGFNRHVSYLATVLGYYDAVWNAGAQVDVVPMTADLTTYDVVLAPQLHLLKGDIADRLHAVAQRGGTVLTSFWAGRVDESANAFLMDAPGPLAPTLGIRVEEIDSAGPGETNPVTLALEEGSVDAAAALVMELIVPTGAEVIGTYGADFYAGTPAVTKNTVGAGQAWYVGAGLDAIGLRAILRQVLAGHGLIGPYAGTPDLEHAVRERVGARNEGDGEIERVHFLLNHGGVPVRVPAHVGGQNLLTGAEIHAGESLVLDPTDVVVILEA, from the coding sequence ATGCGCGCCCCTCGCACCTCGAAGATTCTCTACGGCGGCGACTACAACCCCGAACAGTGGTCGGCCGAGATCTGGGACGTCGACTACGCGGCTTTCGAGCTCGCCCGGATCGACACCCTCACGTTGGGAGTGTTCACCTGGTCGCTACTGCAGCCCGATGAAGAGACCTACGATTTCACCGCACTGGACGCCGCCGTGCAGCGCGCCGTGACCGAGGGAAAGCAGATCGTGCTCGCCACGGCGACCGGCGGCATGCCGCCGTGGCTGGGCAAGACCTACCCCGAGGTGAACCGGACCGACTTCGAGGGGCGGCGGCACGTGTACGGGCAGCGGCACAACCACTGCCCGAGCTCGCCGGTATTCCGCCGCCTGTCTGCGGCGCTCGCGGACCGGATCGCGCAGCGGTACACCGGGACGCCCGGATTGGTGGCCTGGCATGTGGGCAATGAGTACGGCGGACCGGACGGCTCCTGTTATTGCCAGAACTGTGCCGCTGGCTACCGCGAGTGGCTGGCGCAGCGGTACGGATCCCTCGAGGCGCTGAACGAGGCATGGAACACCACCTTCTGGTCGCACCGCTATAGCGCCTGGGACCAGATCGAGGTGCCGAACGCGCTCAGCGAGCACTGGCGCGGCCCGAACCACACGGCCTTCCAAGGGAACACCCTCGACTTCCGGCGATTCATGTCTGAGGCCCTGCTGCGTAACTTCCGCGACGAGAAGGAGCGCATCCGCGCCCACGACGCTGACACCCCGGTCACCACCAACTTCATGGGCGCATTCCGCCCGATCGACTACCACCGGTGGAGTGAGCACCTCGACTTCGCCACCTGGGACAACTACCCGCCCGGGCGGGACAAACACGTCCGGATGGCCTTCACCCACGATCTGATGCGCGGGCTCAAGGGCGGCGAACCGTTCTGGGTGATGGAACAGACCCCCACGATTACCGCCAGCCGGGACGTGAATCCGGTCAAGCGCCCCGGCGTGCTGGGACTGTGGTCCTGGCAGGGGATCGCCCATGGCGCGGACGCGATGTTGTACTTCCAGATGCGCGCCTCCCGCGGCGCCTGCGAGAAATACCACGGCGCCGTGCTCGACCACGCCGGACGCACCGACTCTCGCCCGTTCCGCGAGGTGGCCGCTCTGGGCGAACAACTTGAGCAGCTCGGCGATGCGGTGGTCGGTGCGCGCACCCCGGCGAAGGTCGCGCTGATCGTGGACTGGGACAACTGGTGGACCACCGAGATCACCGACGGCTTCAACCGGCACGTCAGCTATCTCGCCACCGTGCTCGGCTACTACGACGCCGTATGGAACGCGGGTGCGCAGGTGGACGTGGTGCCGATGACGGCGGACCTCACCACCTACGACGTGGTCCTCGCTCCGCAGCTGCACCTGCTCAAGGGTGACATCGCCGACCGGCTGCATGCGGTGGCGCAGCGGGGCGGGACCGTGCTCACGTCGTTCTGGGCGGGCCGGGTGGACGAGTCCGCGAATGCCTTCCTGATGGACGCGCCCGGGCCGCTCGCACCCACCCTCGGGATCCGGGTGGAAGAGATCGACTCCGCCGGGCCGGGGGAGACGAACCCGGTCACCTTGGCGCTGGAGGAGGGGTCGGTTGATGCTGCTGCCGCGTTGGTGATGGAGCTGATCGTGCCCACCGGCGCGGAGGTGATCGGCACCTATGGCGCCGACTTCTACGCGGGCACCCCCGCCGTCACGAAGAACACCGTGGGTGCCGGGCAGGCCTGGTACGTGGGAGCCGGGCTTGATGCGATCGGGCTGCGAGCGATTCTGCGGCAGGTGCTCGCCGGGCACGGCCTGATCGGCCCCTACGCCGGCACACCTGATCTGGAGCACGCGGTGCGCGAGCGGGTCGGTGCTCGGAACGAGGGAGACGGTGAGATCGAGCGGGTGCACTTCCTGCTCAACCACGGGGGCGTGCCGGTGCGGGTGCCCGCACACGTCGGCGGGCAGAACCTGCTCACCGGCGCCGAGATCCACGCTGGCGAGAGTCTCGTCCTGGATCCGACCGATGTTGTCGTCATCCTTGAGGCCTGA